A genomic window from candidate division WOR-3 bacterium includes:
- a CDS encoding aminodeoxychorismate/anthranilate synthase component II codes for MIILIDNYDSFVYNLAQYLGAMGAELSVFRNDEVTIKKIKRMKPNYIFISPGPKTPKEAGMTCRIIEYFAGKIPIFGVCLGHQAIAEVFGGKITRANNVVHGKVSLIFHNRKTIFQKIKNPFYATRYHSLIVDKESLPDCLEITAWTIDGLVMGIKHKNYSVEGVQFHPESILTEKGKRILKNFLINYRNNYKS; via the coding sequence ATGATAATTTTGATTGACAATTATGATTCATTCGTCTATAATCTTGCCCAGTATTTAGGAGCAATGGGTGCAGAATTATCTGTTTTTCGGAATGATGAGGTGACAATAAAAAAGATAAAAAGAATGAAACCAAATTATATTTTTATCTCACCCGGTCCAAAAACACCCAAAGAGGCTGGAATGACCTGCCGTATAATTGAATATTTTGCAGGGAAAATTCCGATCTTTGGTGTTTGTCTTGGGCACCAGGCTATTGCTGAAGTATTTGGAGGAAAAATCACGAGGGCAAACAATGTTGTTCATGGAAAGGTATCTTTAATCTTTCACAACCGAAAAACAATCTTTCAGAAGATAAAAAATCCATTTTATGCAACCCGATATCATTCATTAATTGTGGACAAAGAATCCCTTCCTGATTGTCTTGAAATAACTGCCTGGACAATTGATGGTTTAGTAATGGGAATAAAACACAAAAATTATAGTGTTGAAGGTGTACAATTCCATCCTGAATCAATCTTAACAGAAAAGGGAAAAAGAATTTTAAAAAATTTCTTGATTAATTACAGAAATAATTATAAATCATAA
- the hisD gene encoding histidinol dehydrogenase produces MRIIKYQDLDKEISDYPVEDILFDVYKIINEVKKHGNEAVYKYTKKFDKVALTNFRVTPKDLKDAYCKIDKELMSAIKIAKMNIENFSIAQLKQLKNLRVKIAKGVIAEQKVIPINRIGIYVPGGKFPLISTVLMCGIPAIVAGVKEIVLCSPPGYKGSIHPAILATAKLLGIKEIYKIGGIQAIAALAYGTETIKPVDKIFGPGNIYVATAKKIVYGDVGIDFIAGPTEILIIADSSAKPEIIAADLLAQAEHDTNAIPILVTDSNSLAKKVKEECKKQMHFLRTKEIAEKSIQKNGLIIIVKNLNQAIDIANKKAPEHLELQIKNPTKYIKKLKNYGSLFVGRYSAEALGDYSSGLNHTLPTGGSARYTGGLHIKDFLKFQTVLIVDKNGLKKIGPSAEMIAKAEGLYGHFNSIKIREKY; encoded by the coding sequence TTGCGAATCATTAAATACCAAGATTTAGATAAAGAAATTTCTGATTATCCGGTTGAAGATATTTTATTTGATGTTTATAAGATAATAAATGAAGTAAAAAAACACGGAAATGAGGCTGTGTATAAATATACAAAAAAATTTGATAAAGTTGCATTAACGAATTTCCGGGTCACGCCCAAAGATTTGAAAGACGCATATTGCAAAATTGATAAAGAATTAATGAGTGCAATCAAAATAGCGAAAATGAATATTGAAAATTTTTCTATTGCCCAGTTGAAACAGTTGAAGAATCTAAGAGTTAAGATCGCAAAGGGTGTTATTGCCGAGCAAAAAGTAATACCAATAAACAGGATAGGAATATATGTACCGGGTGGGAAATTTCCTTTAATCTCAACAGTGTTAATGTGTGGTATACCAGCAATAGTTGCGGGTGTTAAAGAGATAGTCCTCTGCTCTCCACCTGGATACAAAGGCTCAATCCACCCGGCAATACTTGCCACCGCAAAACTTTTAGGGATTAAGGAAATATATAAAATTGGTGGTATCCAGGCAATTGCTGCGCTTGCCTACGGGACAGAAACAATAAAACCTGTGGATAAAATATTTGGACCTGGTAATATCTATGTGGCAACTGCTAAGAAAATTGTTTACGGAGATGTAGGGATTGATTTCATTGCTGGGCCAACAGAAATCTTGATAATTGCCGATAGTTCTGCAAAACCAGAAATTATTGCTGCCGATTTGCTTGCTCAGGCAGAACATGATACAAACGCAATCCCAATTCTTGTTACTGATTCAAATAGTTTAGCGAAAAAAGTAAAAGAAGAATGCAAAAAACAAATGCATTTTCTAAGAACAAAAGAGATTGCTGAGAAATCAATCCAAAAAAATGGATTAATAATTATTGTAAAAAATTTAAACCAGGCGATTGATATTGCTAATAAAAAGGCACCGGAGCATCTGGAACTACAAATAAAAAATCCAACAAAGTATATCAAGAAATTAAAAAATTATGGCTCATTATTTGTTGGAAGATATTCAGCCGAGGCACTCGGTGATTATAGCAGTGGATTGAATCATACACTACCAACTGGTGGTTCAGCAAGATATACAGGTGGACTTCATATCAAGGATTTTTTAAAATTTCAGACGGTCCTGATTGTAGACAAAAATGGACTTAAAAAAATTGGTCCGAGCGCTGAAATGATTGCTAAAGCAGAAGGACTTTATGGGCATTTTAACTCAATAAAAATAAGAGAGAAGTATTGA
- a CDS encoding OsmC family protein, with amino-acid sequence MITLTWNKKGLQFTAQDQQNHSIIVDTDTETGGFGQGFKPMDLLLVALAGCMGMDIVAILQKKGGKIDSFKMVLKGEKNPEHPRRYVKIFYEIECKGDYKREDLVRSFELSRDKYCSVLATLKNQPEFEFKIL; translated from the coding sequence ATGATAACTTTAACTTGGAATAAAAAAGGATTGCAATTTACTGCCCAGGATCAACAAAATCATAGTATAATCGTTGATACTGATACAGAAACTGGTGGTTTTGGTCAAGGGTTTAAGCCAATGGATTTATTGCTCGTTGCGCTCGCAGGCTGTATGGGGATGGATATCGTTGCGATTTTACAAAAAAAAGGTGGAAAGATTGATTCATTCAAAATGGTTCTTAAGGGTGAAAAGAACCCTGAACATCCAAGAAGATATGTTAAGATATTTTATGAAATCGAATGTAAAGGGGATTACAAACGCGAAGACTTGGTCAGGTCATTTGAATTATCAAGGGATAAATACTGCTCGGTTCTGGCGACACTTAAAAATCAACCCGAGTTTGAATTTAAAATATTGTAA
- a CDS encoding TlpA disulfide reductase family protein, producing MIKSIKLLLITLAIFHIFCSNKAGSKPVATGNDFTLNSLEGEEYTLSKLKGNVVIVDFWATWCPPCKREVPHLVNFYNKYKDKGLIILGVSTEDRQTLDTFRKENNVTYPILLGNNEVFQKFGVRSIPHTLFIDKKGNVRKTQIGYSDDFLPEFENLIETLINE from the coding sequence ATGATAAAATCAATAAAACTTCTGTTAATAACATTAGCAATCTTCCATATTTTTTGTTCAAATAAAGCAGGAAGTAAACCAGTTGCCACAGGCAATGATTTCACCCTGAATTCCCTTGAAGGCGAAGAATACACCCTTTCAAAACTTAAAGGGAATGTTGTTATAGTAGATTTCTGGGCAACTTGGTGCCCACCGTGCAAAAGAGAAGTTCCACATCTTGTCAATTTTTATAACAAATATAAAGATAAAGGATTGATAATCCTCGGTGTGAGCACCGAAGACCGGCAGACGCTTGATACTTTTAGAAAAGAAAATAATGTAACATATCCAATTCTTTTAGGAAATAATGAAGTTTTTCAAAAATTCGGAGTTCGTTCAATTCCCCACACATTATTCATTGATAAAAAAGGAAATGTAAGAAAAACGCAGATAGGTTATTCAGATGATTTTCTCCCGGAATTTGAAAACCTGATTGAAACCCTAATAAATGAATAG
- a CDS encoding thioredoxin domain-containing protein, with translation MIKELTDIDFFQEVEKSPIPYLVYFWAIWSPNCITMTRYIEEIDKKYPDKLNIGKVNVDNEIKTANEYDIQNIPTILIFEGGVVKERIIGTITKEVLLKRLNKYLGTKTKKTKGAK, from the coding sequence ATGATAAAAGAACTCACCGATATAGATTTTTTTCAGGAGGTAGAAAAGTCTCCAATTCCTTATTTAGTTTATTTCTGGGCAATTTGGTCCCCAAATTGTATAACAATGACCCGATATATTGAAGAAATAGATAAGAAATATCCTGATAAATTAAATATCGGTAAGGTAAATGTAGATAATGAAATAAAAACCGCTAATGAATACGATATTCAAAATATCCCTACAATCCTTATATTTGAGGGCGGTGTTGTAAAAGAGAGAATAATAGGAACGATAACAAAAGAAGTTTTGTTAAAAAGATTAAATAAATATCTTGGGACAAAAACCAAGAAAACAAAGGGGGCAAAATGA
- the dnaE gene encoding DNA polymerase III subunit alpha, with translation MKSFIHLHNHTEYSLLDGAMNIEELIKLAHKYEMEALAITDHGNLFGAIEFYKTARERGVKPIIGMETYVATGSRKDQTRDSRIPESSFHLTLLCENETGYRNLIKLSSFAYLEGFYYKPRVDKELLMTYREGLIALSGCFKGEIPYRINIGDLKGAEYALQEYQEIFGKDNFYIEIMRLGLKNEEETIKKLLEFSQRYDAPIVATNDCHYFSADDYKAHDVLLCIGTKKTINDKERLKFETHQAYFRSPKEMADLFNDLPEAISNTWLIGERCNLLIDTSGRDVKLPSFPRPEQYESDFDYLKDLTYKNIEKKFPQLNDEIKNRLEYELKVIKRMGLTGYFLIVRDIIQFAKENGIPVGPGRGSAVGSLVLYALDITEVNPLQFNLLFERFLNPERISLPDVDVDFSDTRRDEVIDYIKKRYGVNNVSQIITFGTMQARAVVRDVARVLGIPYSEVDLIAKLIPPNKKIVQVLEENKEFSTLINSKKEYIELIEIAKKLEGLARHPSIHAAGVVITPKELTEYVPLYRNPEKGDISTQYEKNALESIGLLKMDILGLKTLTVIDECLKMVGLKKEDIDFKDHETYKLLKEGRTIGVFQLESHGMQELLKSMQPECFEDIIAIIALYRPGPMGNVNIQKLIENKKNPEKIVYLHPKLEPILRETYGTILYQEQVMQISSVIAGFSLSEADNLRRAMAKKIPELMQEIREKFIKGAEKNGITVETAEKIFNQIAPFAGYGFNKSHATAYAVIAYQTAYLKAHHPLEFMLCSLNSEMNDTDRINILIKDARNFGIEVLPPDINKSFYGFVKEGKEIRYGLGAIKNLGKPVADAIVKERARGIFRSFLDFQVRNKGLNKKALESLIKSGAFASLDPDIEKLLDRITEKEMSGSQETLFGEIEHKNNHKNKKEPVKKEKIDFFALEKEAFGFYFREHPLEKYREEFKTIGIIPCSKVNGFENGRTITIGGVLSTKRIKKDKKNREYAIITIEDFEGNIDVFVFADQFERYINLLKEDNILIIKGSVFGEEEKKKIKAEFICPFNEVYNYYQKILIECKVSEIQSDKLKAFYELINNYRGECEIWFMVPDSNGFKNIRSRSLKINPKPEVLSKIKELFGNNALKIIGKF, from the coding sequence GTGAAATCATTTATTCATCTCCATAATCACACCGAATATTCCTTGCTTGATGGAGCAATGAATATTGAAGAACTCATAAAACTTGCACATAAATATGAAATGGAAGCACTGGCAATAACTGACCATGGTAATCTTTTTGGTGCAATTGAATTTTATAAGACCGCAAGGGAGAGGGGTGTCAAACCAATTATTGGAATGGAAACATATGTTGCCACTGGTTCAAGGAAAGATCAGACAAGGGATTCAAGAATTCCCGAATCATCATTTCATTTGACCCTTTTATGTGAAAATGAGACAGGGTATAGAAATTTGATAAAACTTTCATCCTTTGCATATCTTGAGGGATTTTATTATAAACCAAGGGTAGATAAAGAATTGTTGATGACATACCGTGAAGGGCTAATCGCCTTATCAGGTTGTTTTAAGGGTGAAATTCCCTATAGAATCAATATTGGTGATTTAAAAGGTGCAGAGTATGCATTACAGGAATATCAGGAGATATTTGGTAAAGATAATTTCTATATTGAAATTATGAGACTGGGCTTAAAAAATGAAGAAGAGACTATAAAAAAACTCTTGGAATTTAGTCAGAGATATGACGCACCGATTGTTGCTACAAATGATTGCCATTACTTTTCAGCGGATGATTACAAAGCCCATGATGTCCTTTTATGTATAGGAACCAAAAAGACAATAAATGACAAAGAAAGATTGAAATTTGAAACTCATCAAGCATATTTCCGGAGTCCAAAAGAAATGGCAGATTTGTTCAATGATCTTCCAGAAGCAATCTCAAATACATGGCTGATTGGTGAAAGATGTAATCTATTAATTGATACATCGGGCAGGGATGTAAAATTGCCGAGCTTTCCAAGGCCTGAACAATACGAATCTGATTTTGATTATTTAAAAGATTTAACATATAAGAATATAGAAAAAAAATTTCCTCAATTGAACGATGAGATAAAAAACCGCCTTGAATATGAATTGAAGGTGATAAAGAGAATGGGTCTAACAGGGTATTTTTTGATCGTTCGTGATATAATCCAGTTTGCAAAAGAAAATGGAATTCCCGTGGGACCGGGCAGGGGTTCAGCAGTCGGTAGTCTTGTTTTATATGCACTTGATATAACAGAAGTAAATCCTTTGCAATTTAATCTACTTTTTGAACGATTTTTGAATCCAGAACGCATCAGTCTGCCGGATGTGGATGTTGATTTTAGTGATACAAGACGGGATGAGGTGATAGATTATATTAAAAAGAGATATGGAGTGAATAATGTGAGTCAAATCATCACATTTGGAACGATGCAGGCACGGGCAGTGGTAAGGGATGTCGCAAGGGTTTTAGGAATACCCTATAGCGAAGTAGATTTGATAGCAAAGCTTATACCACCGAATAAAAAAATTGTCCAGGTTCTTGAAGAGAACAAAGAATTTTCCACTTTAATAAATTCAAAAAAAGAATATATAGAATTGATTGAAATAGCAAAAAAATTAGAAGGATTGGCACGCCATCCATCAATCCATGCTGCAGGAGTAGTTATAACACCAAAGGAATTGACCGAATATGTCCCGTTATATAGAAATCCAGAAAAAGGCGATATTTCCACCCAATACGAAAAAAATGCCCTTGAATCAATCGGATTATTAAAAATGGATATCCTCGGTCTAAAGACCCTTACTGTTATTGATGAATGTTTAAAAATGGTTGGTCTAAAAAAAGAAGATATAGACTTTAAAGATCATGAGACATATAAATTGTTAAAAGAGGGACGGACGATAGGCGTATTCCAATTAGAAAGTCATGGAATGCAGGAACTCTTAAAAAGCATGCAACCTGAGTGCTTTGAGGATATAATTGCTATAATTGCATTGTACCGTCCTGGTCCCATGGGAAATGTAAATATTCAAAAATTGATTGAAAATAAGAAGAATCCAGAAAAGATTGTATATCTTCATCCAAAATTAGAGCCGATACTGAGAGAGACATATGGCACAATCCTTTATCAAGAACAGGTAATGCAGATATCCTCGGTAATCGCAGGATTCTCTTTATCTGAAGCAGATAACCTCAGAAGGGCGATGGCAAAAAAAATTCCAGAACTAATGCAAGAAATAAGGGAAAAGTTTATAAAAGGGGCAGAAAAGAATGGAATTACCGTTGAAACAGCAGAAAAGATATTTAATCAAATAGCACCATTTGCTGGTTATGGATTTAATAAATCCCATGCGACTGCCTATGCAGTGATTGCATATCAAACGGCATATTTAAAAGCCCATCACCCACTTGAATTTATGTTATGTTCACTAAATAGTGAAATGAACGACACCGATAGGATAAATATTCTTATAAAAGATGCGAGAAATTTTGGCATAGAGGTCCTTCCACCCGATATCAATAAAAGTTTTTATGGTTTTGTTAAAGAGGGGAAGGAAATAAGATATGGGCTTGGTGCAATAAAGAATCTGGGAAAACCCGTTGCCGATGCGATTGTAAAAGAAAGGGCAAGGGGTATCTTCCGCTCATTTTTGGATTTTCAGGTCAGAAATAAGGGGTTGAATAAAAAAGCCCTTGAATCTTTAATAAAATCCGGTGCCTTTGCCAGTCTTGACCCTGATATTGAGAAATTACTTGATAGAATAACAGAAAAAGAAATGAGCGGATCTCAAGAAACACTTTTTGGTGAAATAGAACATAAAAATAATCATAAAAATAAAAAAGAGCCAGTTAAAAAAGAAAAAATAGATTTTTTTGCCCTTGAAAAAGAGGCATTTGGTTTTTATTTCCGGGAACATCCATTGGAAAAATATAGAGAAGAATTTAAGACCATAGGTATAATACCCTGTTCCAAAGTAAACGGGTTTGAAAATGGCAGAACAATCACCATAGGCGGTGTTTTGAGTACAAAAAGAATTAAAAAAGATAAGAAAAACAGGGAGTATGCCATTATCACAATTGAAGATTTTGAAGGAAATATAGATGTTTTTGTCTTTGCTGACCAGTTTGAGCGGTATATTAATTTATTAAAAGAAGATAATATTTTGATTATAAAGGGTTCGGTATTTGGAGAGGAAGAGAAGAAAAAAATAAAGGCTGAGTTTATTTGCCCATTCAACGAAGTTTATAATTATTACCAAAAAATACTTATTGAGTGTAAGGTTTCAGAAATTCAATCCGATAAACTAAAGGCGTTTTATGAATTAATTAATAATTACCGTGGTGAATGTGAAATATGGTTTATGGTTCCTGATTCAAATGGATTCAAAAATATCAGGTCAAGAAGCTTAAAGATAAACCCAAAACCAGAGGTTTTATCAAAAATCAAAGAACTTTTTGGAAACAATGCATTAAAAATAATAGGCAAATTTTAA
- a CDS encoding GTPase domain-containing protein, whose amino-acid sequence MALINYASREINCKIVYYGPGLGGKTTNIKYIYTKLNPDIKGKLISLATELDRTLFFDFLPVDLGTIKGFKTRFHLYTVPGQVFYNASRKLILKGVDGIVFVADSQIERFDENIESFQNMEDNLKTYNISIEKIPIVIQYNKRDLPNITSVEELQKVLNPHLKYPYFEAVAVQGIGVFETLKEVCKRVLLTLS is encoded by the coding sequence ATGGCATTAATAAATTACGCTTCAAGAGAGATTAACTGCAAGATTGTGTATTATGGACCCGGTTTGGGCGGTAAAACTACAAACATAAAATATATCTATACCAAACTTAATCCCGACATTAAAGGAAAATTAATCAGTCTTGCTACCGAATTAGATAGAACACTATTCTTTGATTTCTTACCGGTAGACCTCGGCACTATAAAGGGGTTCAAAACCAGATTTCATTTGTATACTGTCCCGGGTCAGGTTTTTTATAATGCCTCAAGGAAGTTGATTTTAAAAGGTGTTGATGGAATCGTATTTGTGGCAGATTCTCAGATTGAAAGATTTGACGAAAATATAGAATCTTTTCAAAATATGGAGGATAATCTAAAGACATATAATATTTCAATTGAAAAGATTCCGATTGTTATTCAGTATAATAAAAGGGATTTACCTAATATTACATCAGTGGAGGAACTTCAGAAAGTACTCAATCCACATCTGAAATATCCTTATTTTGAAGCAGTGGCAGTGCAGGGCATAGGGGTGTTTGAAACATTAAAAGAGGTATGTAAAAGGGTTTTATTGACCCTATCTTAA
- a CDS encoding roadblock/LC7 domain-containing protein, whose amino-acid sequence MQEGLNIFEDDFWAITEALNRLLQGTNARVILLIDKAGQLITSAGDTSRMDVSSFATLSAADFAATSQLASLIGEKEFSTLFHQGEKENLYVCLVANRVILAVIFDQRTTLGLVRVKAKNTAQELEKIFEDIFKKLGKDQISQKPFDLDFTKAAEDELDKLFGF is encoded by the coding sequence ATGCAGGAAGGACTTAACATCTTTGAAGACGATTTCTGGGCGATAACTGAAGCATTAAATAGATTACTTCAGGGGACGAACGCCCGGGTAATATTGCTTATTGATAAAGCAGGTCAGCTCATTACTTCTGCTGGCGATACCTCAAGAATGGATGTCTCTTCTTTTGCCACACTCTCTGCTGCAGATTTTGCTGCGACAAGCCAGCTCGCTTCTTTAATTGGTGAAAAAGAATTTTCTACATTATTTCATCAAGGAGAAAAAGAAAATCTTTATGTGTGTCTGGTTGCAAATCGTGTAATACTTGCTGTGATATTTGACCAGCGCACAACATTGGGTTTAGTAAGGGTTAAGGCAAAGAACACTGCTCAGGAATTAGAAAAGATTTTCGAAGATATTTTCAAAAAACTCGGCAAAGACCAGATATCGCAAAAGCCTTTTGATTTAGACTTTACAAAAGCAGCCGAGGACGAACTTGATAAACTATTTGGCTTTTAA
- a CDS encoding biotin--[acetyl-CoA-carboxylase] ligase: MHRELLKFKQVASTQDVLRRLIKNGKEIAVFAYRQTRGRGRHKREWFSPAGGLYLSVLVFPERHINSIPLISCLSVIETLKELNFNKVSIHWPNDVFLNNKKICGILCERIDNAIICGIGLNVNIKKFPSKLSNATSLYIETGKIYSLEKILKLCLTNFWKLYDSSQNGSFNIADAYKYISGVGESVVVKLSSREIIRGIIHNVDEDWSLIVRTNDGLIKRIYYGDVIRLL, translated from the coding sequence ATGCATAGGGAACTACTCAAGTTTAAACAAGTTGCATCCACTCAGGATGTATTAAGAAGACTAATAAAAAATGGAAAAGAAATTGCTGTATTCGCCTATCGCCAGACAAGAGGAAGGGGTAGACATAAAAGAGAATGGTTTTCACCTGCAGGTGGATTATATCTTTCTGTGCTTGTATTCCCTGAAAGGCATATAAATTCCATTCCTTTGATTTCCTGCCTTTCGGTGATTGAAACATTGAAGGAATTGAACTTTAACAAAGTTTCCATTCACTGGCCCAATGATGTATTTCTGAACAATAAAAAGATTTGTGGTATTTTGTGCGAGAGGATTGATAATGCAATAATATGTGGGATAGGACTGAATGTTAACATAAAAAAGTTTCCTTCAAAGTTGTCAAATGCTACTTCCCTATACATAGAAACAGGCAAAATTTATAGCCTTGAAAAAATTCTAAAATTGTGTCTGACAAACTTTTGGAAGCTTTATGATTCCTCACAGAATGGCTCATTCAATATCGCAGATGCCTACAAATATATAAGTGGTGTAGGTGAATCGGTTGTAGTAAAGTTATCGTCAAGGGAAATAATAAGAGGTATTATTCACAATGTAGATGAAGACTGGAGTCTCATTGTGCGAACCAACGACGGGTTGATCAAAAGAATTTATTATGGAGATGTAATTAGATTATTATGA
- a CDS encoding type III pantothenate kinase produces MILIFDIGNTNIHIGYYKNDKLIQDRNWRTENGFNNKLLKYLTHDKAIEGVGIASVVPSLDRKLYRFFLKKYSVKAFFVNAKIRMPVKIAYDNIGSDRVANINGAYIRYKSDLIIFSFGTAVTGDVVLKNGIHVGGLIIPGIDTQIWSLKQKTALIRNIYLQKSPPLLGKSTNGCVQTGIINGIKFSVEGFITKIKETYKRDFKVIVTGGWAKRFSSLISVIDRYDNDLTFFGIYQLYRQNV; encoded by the coding sequence ATGATCCTAATTTTTGATATTGGCAATACAAATATTCATATTGGATACTACAAAAACGATAAACTAATTCAAGACAGAAATTGGCGCACCGAGAATGGATTTAATAATAAATTGCTAAAATATTTAACTCATGATAAGGCCATTGAAGGCGTAGGTATCGCCTCGGTGGTGCCTTCATTAGATCGAAAGTTATACAGATTTTTTTTGAAAAAATATTCTGTAAAGGCATTCTTTGTCAATGCAAAAATAAGAATGCCCGTAAAGATTGCGTATGATAATATTGGTTCAGACCGTGTCGCAAACATCAATGGTGCGTATATCCGTTACAAAAGTGATTTGATAATTTTTTCATTTGGAACCGCTGTTACTGGAGATGTAGTATTAAAAAATGGGATTCATGTGGGTGGATTGATTATTCCCGGGATTGACACACAAATATGGAGTTTAAAACAGAAAACCGCATTGATTAGAAATATTTATCTACAAAAATCTCCGCCGCTATTAGGCAAAAGTACTAATGGTTGTGTGCAGACTGGTATCATAAATGGAATAAAATTTTCTGTAGAAGGATTTATAACTAAGATAAAAGAAACTTATAAAAGGGATTTTAAAGTAATCGTTACGGGTGGATGGGCAAAAAGATTTAGTTCTTTAATATCTGTAATAGACAGGTATGATAATGATTTAACATTTTTTGGAATTTATCAGCTCTACAGGCAAAATGTCTAA
- the tsaE gene encoding tRNA (adenosine(37)-N6)-threonylcarbamoyltransferase complex ATPase subunit type 1 TsaE — translation MSKIKRYFTKTSRETIALAKKFARELKPKDILFLAGELGSGKTTFTKGICIGLGIKEPVTSPSFVIVSEYKGKFKVSHIDLYRLKESDFSLLPLEEYYINDGITIIEWADRLPQFLARSINGIYICFKVLKNNKREITIEDLRN, via the coding sequence ATGTCTAAAATTAAAAGATATTTTACCAAAACATCAAGAGAAACAATTGCCCTGGCAAAGAAATTTGCTCGTGAATTAAAGCCAAAGGATATTCTATTTCTTGCTGGAGAGCTTGGTAGCGGTAAGACTACTTTTACCAAAGGAATCTGCATTGGACTTGGAATTAAAGAACCCGTGACGAGTCCAAGCTTCGTCATTGTATCTGAATACAAAGGGAAATTTAAGGTCAGCCATATAGACCTCTATCGTCTAAAAGAGTCTGACTTTTCCTTGCTTCCATTGGAAGAATACTACATAAATGATGGCATAACGATTATTGAATGGGCAGACCGATTACCTCAATTTTTAGCACGTAGCATTAATGGGATATATATATGTTTCAAGGTTTTAAAAAACAACAAAAGGGAGATTACAATTGAGGATCTTAGGAATTGA
- the tsaB gene encoding tRNA (adenosine(37)-N6)-threonylcarbamoyltransferase complex dimerization subunit type 1 TsaB yields MRILGIDTSTTIFSFCIFDDNKLLYELNRERTFSKETKDAGLFFALQELMEYTDNESIHAIALSIGPGMFTSLRVGLALAKGLNFSRNIPLCGVNTLDVIAQPFLSFDFIKKEKGVICATVMEAFQGEIFVAFYNQKTKISNDIVCSPSEFMHYINQHFKDKKVFAIGPGVKVLTGFKMAGVMKKNLYITDSHFFYPSSSKVVYAALNKIKLGYFDDPDNLEPYYIKKSSAELKGRK; encoded by the coding sequence TTGAGGATCTTAGGAATTGATACATCAACCACCATCTTTTCTTTTTGTATTTTTGATGATAATAAACTTCTTTACGAGTTAAATCGGGAGCGGACTTTTAGTAAAGAGACAAAAGATGCTGGTCTCTTTTTTGCATTACAGGAATTAATGGAATATACGGATAACGAATCGATACATGCAATCGCCCTTAGTATCGGTCCTGGCATGTTTACTTCCTTAAGGGTTGGACTTGCCCTTGCTAAGGGATTAAATTTCAGTAGAAATATTCCCTTATGTGGAGTCAATACTCTGGATGTTATTGCCCAGCCGTTTTTGTCCTTTGATTTTATAAAAAAAGAAAAAGGTGTTATCTGTGCGACTGTCATGGAAGCATTCCAGGGAGAAATTTTTGTAGCATTTTATAATCAAAAAACAAAGATCAGCAATGATATTGTTTGCAGTCCGAGTGAATTTATGCACTATATTAATCAGCATTTTAAGGATAAAAAAGTGTTTGCCATTGGACCCGGGGTTAAAGTATTAACAGGATTTAAAATGGCAGGAGTTATGAAAAAAAATCTGTATATTACAGATTCGCATTTCTTTTATCCTTCGTCGTCCAAAGTTGTTTATGCCGCACTTAATAAAATAAAATTGGGTTATTTTGATGATCCAGACAATCTTGAGCCTTATTATATAAAAAAGAGTTCAGCAGAATTAAAAGGAAGAAAATGA